GTGGTGATGGCGGTCGTGGACCCTTTGTTGAAGGTGGGTCTTCCGCTGCTGGCCGCGGCCGGTATCGCCGCCCTGCCGGTGCTGGGCACGCTGTGGCCGCAAGGTGGGCCGCTGGCGCTTCAGTGGTTGGCAGCCCTGCTCTGGGTGGAGCTGGCCAAGTACGCGATGCACCGTGCCCATCACGAGTGGGCGCCGCTGTGGCGCCTGCACGCGCTGCACCATGGCAGCGAGCGACTCTATTGGCTGAACAACTTCCGCGTGCACCCGCTGAACCTCGTGCTGGTCACTGCTGCCGCGCTGCTGCCCCTGCAACTGATCGGCGCGCCGGGTGAATTGCTGCTGGGCGTGCTGGCCTTTACCCAGCCGGTGATGCTGTTGCAGCACAGCAATGCCGATTTGCGCAGTGGCCCCTGGAACGTGCTGTTCAGCACCAACGAGGCGCACCGCTGGCACCATAGTGCCCTGCCGGCCGAGGCCAATCGCAACTACGGCGCGGCGCTGCTGATTTGGGACCATGTGTTCCGCAGCTACCGCGCGGCACCCGCTGGACAGGCTCCGCAACGCATTGGCTTGTTTGGCAATGGTTCCGGCTATCCCGCGCGTGCCAGCTTTTGGTGCCAGCTCTTGGGTGGGCGCTCGTGCCGCCCGCTCTGTCCTCCGGCCTGTTGCGCCTGATCTTTTCTTTGCCCTATGCAAGACCTTCATCACGTCCTGATTCTTTGCACCCACAACTCGGCCCGCAGCGCCTTGGCCGAGGCCATGCTCAACCACTGGGCCCAGCAGCTCGGTCGGCCCTTTCGCGCGCACAGCGCGGGCAGCGCACCCAGCGGCCGCACCAACCCGCATGCGCTGACCGTGCTGCAGCGAGCCGGCGTGGACACTGCCGCTTTGCGCAGCAAGAGCTGGGATGAGTTCACCCGCCCCGAAGCCCCGCGCCTGGACGCGGTGATCACGGTCTGTGGCAGTGCTGCGGCCGAGACCTGCCCGATCTGGCCCGCTGGCGCAGCGGGTGCGCCCGTGCAGGTGCACTGGGGCTACCCGGACCCCTCGAACGCCCCCGAGGTCGAGCGCGAGCAGGCCTTCGAGCTGACCCGTCAGGCCTTGGGTTACCGCATGCTGCAGCTGCTGGCCTTGCCTTGGGAGCGCTTGGATGCGGCCCAGCGCCGCGCCGCGCTGATGGAGATTGCTGCGCGATGAGTGAAGCAAGAACGGCCCAGCGCCTGCTGGCCGAAGGCTTGGGCACGGCCGCGCTGTTGGCCGTGGTGGTGGGCTCGGGCGTGATGGCGCAGCAGCTGGCTGGCGGCAATGTTGCCGTGGCCTTGCTGGCCAACACCAGCGCCACGGTGCTGGGCCTGTGGGTGCTGATCGAGCTATTGGGCCCCATCAGCGGGGCGCATTTCAATCCGGCCGTCACCCTCACCCTGGCCGCCTTGCGGCGTTTCGACGGCCCGGTTTGGGGCTATGTGGCGGCCCAGCTGGCCGGTGCGGCCCTGGGTGTGTGGCTGGTGCATGCCATGTTTGAACTGCCGATCTGGCAGCTCTCGGCCAAGGCGCGCTGGGGTCTTGGCGCGGGCATCAGCGAGTTCGTCGCCACCGCCTGCTTGCTGGCGGTGGTGCTGCGGGCCCCGGCGACCAAGGCGCCGGGCCTGGTGGCGGCCACCGTGGGCGCCGGCTACTGGTTCACGGCCTCGACCTTCTTCGCCAACCCGGCGGCGGTCTTCGGGCGCATGTTCAGCGACAGCTTTGCCGGCATTGCCCCGGCCAGTGCGCCAGGTTTTGTGGCCGCGCAGTTGCTGGGCGTGGCGACGGTGGTGGCCGTCGTTCGGGCTCTGACGCGCAGCCGCGCCGGAGCCCCGGGCTGACTTAGAACAGCGCGCTGACCGTCACCAGGGTCAGCAGGGCCATGCTGGTCAACGCCACGGCTTGGATGGCGATGTGCAGCGGGCGGTCGTTGGGCAGGCGGGCGGTGGTGTGGGCGGTCGTCATAGGGTTTCTCCTTAAATTTCAGGCGCGACTATGCCTGAACTCCGTGAAAACCCTATGACAGTTTGTAATGGCCCCCTCAAGTAGAGGACATTTCGCCCAACAACTGGCCCAAGAGCAGCCCCAGCGCCAGATCGTCCACCGCACCGAATTCGTGTGCCCGGAGTCGCCCCTGTGCATCAAAGATCAACAGGCTGGGGGTACCCCGCAAGCCCCAGGCCCGCATGGTCTGGGGGATCGGGTCGCCCTCCAGGCCCGGTCGGTCGATGCCAATCGGGAACGTCAGTCGGTACTCGTGGATGAAGGCTCGCAGCGCCACTTCGCCCATGGCCTCGTGGTGCTCGAACACCGTGTGCAAGCCCAGCACCTGCGCTGCTTGACCTTGGAGTTGCTGGTGCAGGCGTTGGGTTTGCGGCAAACCATGGCTGACACAGGCTGGGCAAAGCATTTGGAAGGCATGCACAACCACCAACTGGCCGCGCAGGGCCGCCAAGCTGGGCGAGGTCTCGGTGTTCAGCCAGCGGCTGACCTGCAGATCGGTTTTCATGCCCCGATCTTGCGCTCGCTCTCAAGACCCCAGCAGACCCACGGCCAAGCCGCCCAGTGCGCTGCGACGACGCTCGATGCGCAGACCCTGTAGCGCTGCCGCGCGCTGCACGATGGACCAACCCAGGCCGCTGCCGCTCGCCCTGGCGCCCGCAGCGCGCACAAAGCGCTGCCCCAGGCGGGTCTCCAGTTCAGGGTTTAGGCCGGCACCCCCATCCTCGATCCACAGCGCGCCTTCGCGCCATCGAACCTGCACCGGCTGGCCGACCACGGTGTAGCGCAAGGCGTTGTCCAGCAGATTGCGCAGCAGCAGGCGCCACAGCCCGGGATCGCCGCGAACGGGTGCGGGCCGCGGCGCATTGACGCTCAGGTCGGCGGCGCGGTCGGCATGCGGCCCCAGCAGTTCGGCGGCCACCTCGCGCATCAAGGCACCCAGGTCGAACTCTTGCTTGACCACTTGGGCCTGTGCTTCCAGGCGTGCCAACAGCAGCATCTGGTCGACCACATGGGCGGCCCGCTCGCAGCCGGCCAACACGGATTGCAGCGCATGCTGACGCTCGGTCGTGTCTGTCGCACCCAGCGCCACTTCCGCCTGCGCCCGCAGCGCGGCAATGGGGGTGCGCAGTTCGTGGGCGGCATCGGCGGTGAAGTGGCGCTCGTTGTCGAGCAGTCCGGCCATGCGCAGCAGCAGGCTATTGAGCGCCTGGAGCAGCGGCTGTAGCTCGGTGGGGGCTTCATCCAGGGTCAGCGGACTGAGCGAGTCCGGCTGGCGCTCGGCCAAGGTCTGCTGCAACCGGCGCAGGGGACGCAGGGCGCGCCGCAGCCCGAGGTGCAGCAACAGCAAGAGGATCGCCAGTGCCGCCGCCCCGACCGATGGCCAGGACTCGAAGGCCTCACTGAGCAGATGCCAGCGCTGCTGTTGCGGCTCGGCCACCCGGACCTGTAGCTCACCGGACCGACGCGCATAGACCCGCCAGCTGCGCCCTTGCCAATGCTGCTGCTGCAGGCCTTCGTCGGCCTGCGGCCAGAGCAAGCTGCTGGGGGCTTGGTGGGAGCGCAGCACCAGTTCGTCCGCGTGCATCACCTGCAGCAGCAGCGCCGCGTCGGCTTCGTCACGCGAGCCCCCTTCGAGCAGCACCTGTCCGTCGCGGTGCAGGGCGCCAATGCGCAGCAGCAGGGCGCCCGTCTGGGCCAGTTGCGCGTCCAGCCGTTCGTCCAGTTCTTCGCGCAAAGACCAGGCGCTGACCAGCCCAAGCGCCAGGACCACCGCGCTGAGTCCAAGGCTGAGCCCCAGCAGCAGGCGGCGTTGCAGCGACCCCGGACGCATGCCGCCTCAGGCCGGGCGCAGGCGATAGCCCACGCCCCGCACCGTCTCGATCCATGCGGCGCCGAGCTTGCGACGCAGGTGATGGACATGGAACTCGATGGCGTTGCTGTCGACCTCCTGTCCCCATCCGTATAGGCCTTGCTCCAACTGTTCACGGCTGAGCACCCTGCCTCCGTGGCGCAGCAGCAAGGCCAGCAGATCGAACTCGCGCGTCGACAGGCTCTGCTCGACACCGTCCAGGGTCACCTGCCGCCGGGCTGGATCCAGGCTCAAGCTGCCCCAGTGCAGTACCGGCTCGTGGGTATTGGGCGCGCGGCGCGCCAGGGCGCGCAAGCGCGCCGCAAGCTCCTGCAGATCAATGGGCTTGACCACATAGTCGTCCGCCCCCAGGTCCAAGCCTTGGATCCGATCGGGGATGGCATCGCGCGCCGTCAGCACCAGCACGGGCACGGTGCAGCCGGCCGCACGCACGCGGGCCAGCACCTCCAAGCCATCCAGGCGTGGCAGGCCCAGATCCAGCACGGCGGCGGCATAGGGGCTGGCGCGCAACTCGCATTCGGCCGCTGCGCCGTCGCGCACCCAGTCCACCTGAAAGCCATGCTGCTGCAGGCCGGCCCGCAGGCCATCGCCCAGCAGGGCGTCGTCTTCGGCCAGCAGGATGCGCATGGGGTCAGTCGTCCTCGTCGTCGTCGGAGTCGTCCGCGTCTCTGTCATGCTGCACCCGCGCCAGAGCGCCGTCCTTGCGTGGCATCAACTCGCCGTGTTCGGACTCCTCCCGGCTGCTGTCGCCGGAATCGATCTGCAGCGGCGAGCCGGGTTGCAAGGCCCAGAACCAGAAGGCCAGCAGGCTGGCACCCAGGCCCCAGGCC
Above is a window of Inhella inkyongensis DNA encoding:
- a CDS encoding TlpA disulfide reductase family protein, which gives rise to MKTDLQVSRWLNTETSPSLAALRGQLVVVHAFQMLCPACVSHGLPQTQRLHQQLQGQAAQVLGLHTVFEHHEAMGEVALRAFIHEYRLTFPIGIDRPGLEGDPIPQTMRAWGLRGTPSLLIFDAQGRLRAHEFGAVDDLALGLLLGQLLGEMSST
- a CDS encoding sterol desaturase family protein; the protein is MPSPMPILLQRHLYPLVALMGLLLWALAPRLGLPTEALVMGWSLAVLALGWALERRWPFEARWRTPVDRDTRIDAPSALVVMAVVDPLLKVGLPLLAAAGIAALPVLGTLWPQGGPLALQWLAALLWVELAKYAMHRAHHEWAPLWRLHALHHGSERLYWLNNFRVHPLNLVLVTAAALLPLQLIGAPGELLLGVLAFTQPVMLLQHSNADLRSGPWNVLFSTNEAHRWHHSALPAEANRNYGAALLIWDHVFRSYRAAPAGQAPQRIGLFGNGSGYPARASFWCQLLGGRSCRPLCPPACCA
- a CDS encoding aquaporin, which codes for MSEARTAQRLLAEGLGTAALLAVVVGSGVMAQQLAGGNVAVALLANTSATVLGLWVLIELLGPISGAHFNPAVTLTLAALRRFDGPVWGYVAAQLAGAALGVWLVHAMFELPIWQLSAKARWGLGAGISEFVATACLLAVVLRAPATKAPGLVAATVGAGYWFTASTFFANPAAVFGRMFSDSFAGIAPASAPGFVAAQLLGVATVVAVVRALTRSRAGAPG
- a CDS encoding response regulator transcription factor; the encoded protein is MRILLAEDDALLGDGLRAGLQQHGFQVDWVRDGAAAECELRASPYAAAVLDLGLPRLDGLEVLARVRAAGCTVPVLVLTARDAIPDRIQGLDLGADDYVVKPIDLQELAARLRALARRAPNTHEPVLHWGSLSLDPARRQVTLDGVEQSLSTREFDLLALLLRHGGRVLSREQLEQGLYGWGQEVDSNAIEFHVHHLRRKLGAAWIETVRGVGYRLRPA
- a CDS encoding arsenate reductase ArsC, whose translation is MQDLHHVLILCTHNSARSALAEAMLNHWAQQLGRPFRAHSAGSAPSGRTNPHALTVLQRAGVDTAALRSKSWDEFTRPEAPRLDAVITVCGSAAAETCPIWPAGAAGAPVQVHWGYPDPSNAPEVEREQAFELTRQALGYRMLQLLALPWERLDAAQRRAALMEIAAR
- a CDS encoding histidine kinase dimerization/phospho-acceptor domain-containing protein, whose amino-acid sequence is MRPGSLQRRLLLGLSLGLSAVVLALGLVSAWSLREELDERLDAQLAQTGALLLRIGALHRDGQVLLEGGSRDEADAALLLQVMHADELVLRSHQAPSSLLWPQADEGLQQQHWQGRSWRVYARRSGELQVRVAEPQQQRWHLLSEAFESWPSVGAAALAILLLLLHLGLRRALRPLRRLQQTLAERQPDSLSPLTLDEAPTELQPLLQALNSLLLRMAGLLDNERHFTADAAHELRTPIAALRAQAEVALGATDTTERQHALQSVLAGCERAAHVVDQMLLLARLEAQAQVVKQEFDLGALMREVAAELLGPHADRAADLSVNAPRPAPVRGDPGLWRLLLRNLLDNALRYTVVGQPVQVRWREGALWIEDGGAGLNPELETRLGQRFVRAAGARASGSGLGWSIVQRAAALQGLRIERRRSALGGLAVGLLGS